A genomic stretch from Solanum stenotomum isolate F172 chromosome 8, ASM1918654v1, whole genome shotgun sequence includes:
- the LOC125873177 gene encoding ERBB-3 BINDING PROTEIN 1-like: MSDDEREEKELDLTSPEVVTKYKGAAEIVNKALQLVVSECKPKAKIVDLCEKGDAFIKEQTGNMYKNVKKKIERGVAFPTCISVNNTVCHFSPLSSDETILEEGDLVKIDMGCHIDGFIAVVAHTHVVQGGPVTGRAADVLAAANTAAEVALRLVRPGRKNSDVTEAIQKVAAAYDCKIVEGVLSHQMKQFVIDGNKVVLSVSNPDTRVDDAEFEENDVYSIDIVTSTGEGKPKLLDEKQTTIYKRAVDKSYNLKMKASRFIFSEISQKFPIMPFTARDLEEKRARLGLVECVNHDLLQPYPVLHEKPGDLVAHIKFTVLLMPNGSDRITSHALQELTPAKTIEDEPEIKTWLALPIKTKKKGGGKKKKGKKGESSQAEPMEGEPNVAES; this comes from the exons ATGTCGGATgatgagagagaagagaaggaGTTGGATCTGACAAGTCCTGAGGTTGTTACTAAGTATAAGGGTGCTGCTGAAATCGTCAACA AGGCTCTGCAGTTGGTGGTGTCTGAATGCAAACCAAAAGCAAAGATAGTTGATCTTTGTGAAAAAGGAGATGCCTTTATCAAAGA GCAAACAGGGAATATGTACAAGAATGTGAAGAAGAAAATCGAGAGAGGTGTGGCATTCCCAACCTGCATTTCAGTTAACAATACCGTCTGCCATTTTTCTCCACTGTCTAGTGATGAGACAATATTGGAAGAAGGTGATCTGGTGAAAAT TGATATGGGGTGTCATATAGATGGCTTTATTGCTGTTGTTGCTCATACACATGTGGTCCAGGGAGGACCTGTTACTGGTAGAGCTGCTGATGTTCTTGCGGCTGCTAATACAGCTGCTGAAGTTGCTCTGAGGCTTGTAAGACCAGGAAGGAAG AACTCGGATGTAACAGAGGCTATTCAGAAAGTTGCTGCAGCATATGACTGCAAGATCGTTGAGGGTGTTTTGAGCCATCAAATGAAACAgtttgtgattgacggaaacaAAGTTGTGTTAAGTGTGTCTAATCCTGATACCAGAGTAGATGATGCAGAGTTCGAGGAGAATGACGTCTATTCAATTGACATTGTTACAAGCACCGGTGAAGGAAAG CCAAAGTTGTTGGATGAGAAACAAACAACCATCTACAAGAGAGCTGTAGATAAAAGCTACAACCTGAAGATGAAAGCGTCTAGGTTTATCTTCAGTGAAATCAGTCAGAAGTTCCCTATCATGCCATTTACAGCAAG GGATTTGGAGGAGAAAAGAGCTCGTTTGGGACTAGTTGAATGTGTTAACCATGATCTTTTGCAGCCGTATCCTGTTCTACATGAGAAACCTG GTGATTTGGTTGCTCACATAAAATTCACAGTGCTATTGATGCCTAACGGGTCAGATAGGATCACATCTCATGCTCTTCAGGAGCTGACACCTGCGAAGACAATTGAAGATGAACCTGAAATTAAGACCTGGCTAGCTCTTCCCATAAAGACCAAGAAGAAAGGTGGCGGCAAGAAAAAGAAAG GCAAGAAAGGTGAATCATCTCAAGCTGAGCCTATGGAAGGCGAACCAAATGTTGCTGAATCTTGA